A region of Pseudoruegeria sp. SHC-113 DNA encodes the following proteins:
- a CDS encoding ABC transporter permease subunit, whose product MRRFTVIAVPYLWLLALFLVPFGIVFKISLSDAALAIPPYTPTLDLSEGWAGIKALFAELDFENFVWLTQDDLYWRAYLSSLQIALISTLGCLLVGFPIAYGMANANESWRPTLMMLVILPFWTSFLIRVYAWIGILSTEGLLNQFLMNIGIIAEPLQILNTNKAVYIGIIYTYLPFMILPIYASLERIDGSLLEAAEDLGCSRLQAFWLITAPLAKPGVIAGSFLVFIPTLGEFVIPSLLGGSRTLMIGKVLWEEFFSNRDWPVASAVAVVLLLILVIPIVLFQRNEQKQREAEQ is encoded by the coding sequence ATGCGCCGTTTCACCGTCATCGCCGTTCCCTACCTCTGGCTGCTCGCGCTTTTCCTCGTGCCCTTCGGGATCGTCTTCAAGATCTCGCTCTCGGACGCGGCCCTCGCCATTCCGCCTTACACGCCGACGCTCGATCTGTCCGAAGGTTGGGCCGGGATCAAGGCGCTGTTTGCGGAGCTGGATTTCGAGAATTTCGTCTGGCTCACGCAGGATGATCTTTATTGGCGGGCCTATCTCTCCTCGCTGCAGATCGCGCTGATCTCCACGTTGGGCTGTCTGCTCGTGGGCTTCCCCATCGCCTATGGCATGGCCAACGCCAATGAAAGCTGGCGCCCGACGCTGATGATGCTGGTGATCCTGCCGTTCTGGACGTCGTTCCTGATCCGCGTGTACGCTTGGATTGGGATCCTTTCCACGGAAGGTCTGCTGAACCAGTTCCTGATGAACATCGGCATCATCGCCGAGCCGTTGCAGATCCTGAACACCAACAAGGCCGTCTACATCGGTATCATCTACACCTATCTGCCCTTCATGATCCTGCCGATCTACGCCTCGCTCGAGCGGATCGACGGAAGCCTTCTGGAAGCGGCAGAGGATCTGGGCTGCTCGCGTCTGCAGGCCTTCTGGCTGATCACCGCGCCGCTGGCCAAGCCCGGCGTCATCGCGGGCTCTTTCCTTGTCTTCATCCCGACTCTGGGTGAGTTCGTGATCCCCTCGCTTCTGGGCGGCTCGCGCACGCTGATGATCGGCAAGGTGCTGTGGGAGGAGTTCTTCTCCAACCGCGACTGGCCCGTGGCCTCGGCCGTGGCCGTTGTGCTGCTGCTGATCCTCGTGATCCCCATCGTGCTGTTCCAGCGCAACGAGCAGAAACAGCGGGAGGCAGAGCAATGA
- a CDS encoding ABC transporter ATP-binding protein — MAQVAPRPVFEPWNDPAEKPLIQFQNVTKRFGEFTAIDSLSLDIYEKEFFALLGPSGCGKTTMMRMLGGFETPTEGKILLAGKDIGPVPPNKRPVNMMFQSYALFPHLTIYDNIAFGLKRSDMPKSEIAGRVEEMLKLTRLGKFASRKPHQISGGQRQRVALARSLAKAPKLLLLDEPLGALDKKLRTETQFELMDIQERTGTTFVIVTHDQEEAMTVASRIAVMNDGLLVQVDTPGRIYETPNSTYVADFIGDVNIIEGTIASAGEEGYAIAWAEGQPHLTAKSATELGKGDRCFFAIRPEKIAISADKPEDRPNAVQGKILDIAYLGNLSTYHVELPGGVIIKAQTANDRRISRRSFTWEDPVWLSWTSTAGVLLAS; from the coding sequence ATGGCGCAAGTGGCCCCCCGCCCGGTGTTCGAACCCTGGAACGATCCGGCAGAAAAACCCCTCATCCAGTTCCAGAACGTGACGAAGCGCTTCGGCGAGTTCACCGCGATCGACTCCCTCTCGCTCGACATCTACGAGAAAGAGTTCTTCGCGCTGCTGGGGCCATCGGGCTGCGGCAAGACAACCATGATGCGGATGCTCGGCGGCTTTGAAACGCCAACCGAAGGCAAGATCCTTCTGGCCGGCAAGGACATTGGCCCGGTGCCGCCCAACAAGCGCCCGGTGAACATGATGTTCCAGTCCTACGCGCTGTTTCCGCACCTCACCATCTACGACAATATCGCTTTCGGGCTGAAGCGCTCCGACATGCCGAAGTCCGAGATCGCGGGCCGGGTTGAGGAGATGCTCAAGCTCACGCGGCTGGGCAAGTTTGCCTCCCGCAAGCCGCACCAGATTTCTGGCGGTCAGCGCCAGCGCGTGGCGCTTGCCCGCTCGCTCGCCAAGGCGCCCAAACTGCTGCTGCTCGATGAGCCGCTCGGCGCGCTCGACAAGAAACTGCGCACCGAAACCCAGTTTGAACTGATGGACATTCAGGAGCGCACCGGCACCACCTTCGTGATCGTGACCCACGATCAGGAAGAGGCCATGACAGTGGCGAGCCGCATCGCGGTGATGAACGACGGCCTGCTCGTGCAGGTCGATACCCCCGGCCGCATCTACGAGACGCCGAACTCCACCTATGTGGCGGATTTCATTGGCGACGTGAACATCATCGAAGGCACCATCGCCTCTGCGGGCGAAGAGGGCTACGCCATCGCCTGGGCGGAAGGCCAGCCGCATCTGACGGCGAAATCGGCCACCGAACTGGGCAAGGGGGATCGCTGCTTCTTCGCGATCCGCCCCGAGAAAATCGCCATCTCTGCCGACAAGCCGGAGGACCGCCCCAACGCGGTGCAGGGCAAGATCCTTGATATCGCCTATCTCGGCAATCTTTCCACCTACCACGTGGAACTGCCCGGCGGCGTGATCATCAAGGCGCAGACAGCCAACGACCGCCGTATCTCGCGCCGCAGTTTCACATGGGAAGATCCGGTGTGGCTCTCTTGGACGTCGACCGCCGGCGTCCTGCTGGCGAGCTAG
- a CDS encoding polyamine ABC transporter substrate-binding protein: MKKTLVPATLALAIGAGAAVAEEVRVYNWSDYIDEALLTKFEEETGIKLIYDVFDSNEVLETKLLAGSTGYDVVVPSGTFLQRQITAGVFQPLDFAQLSNAENLWDVIKDRTDKYDPGNQYSINYMWGTTGIGINAEKVAEVLGPDAPVDSLAMLFDPANMEKLKACGVHVLDAPVEVIPAALAYLGEDPDSQDPDVIAKTEEILTAMAPNVLKFHSSEYISALANGDICVAFGWSGDILQARDRADEADNGVTIEYYAPKEGALMWFDQMAIPADAPNPEGAHKFLNFILDAQNMADASNYVYYANGNKASQALLNEDVIGDVAIYPSPEALENLYTTSPYEPKVQRVVTRLWTKVKSGS; this comes from the coding sequence ATGAAGAAAACCCTCGTCCCCGCCACGCTGGCCCTTGCCATAGGTGCTGGTGCGGCCGTCGCGGAAGAAGTCCGCGTCTACAACTGGTCGGATTACATCGACGAAGCGCTGCTTACGAAATTCGAAGAAGAGACCGGCATCAAGCTGATCTACGACGTGTTCGATTCCAACGAAGTGCTGGAAACCAAGCTGCTCGCCGGCTCCACTGGCTATGACGTGGTCGTGCCCTCCGGCACCTTCCTGCAGCGCCAGATCACCGCTGGCGTGTTCCAGCCGCTGGATTTCGCGCAGCTGTCCAACGCCGAGAACCTCTGGGACGTGATCAAGGATCGCACCGACAAATACGACCCGGGCAACCAGTACTCCATCAACTACATGTGGGGCACCACCGGCATCGGTATCAACGCCGAGAAGGTCGCCGAGGTGCTTGGCCCGGACGCGCCGGTCGACTCGCTCGCCATGCTGTTTGACCCGGCCAATATGGAAAAGCTGAAAGCCTGTGGTGTGCATGTGCTGGACGCCCCGGTTGAGGTGATCCCGGCGGCGCTGGCCTATCTTGGCGAAGATCCGGACAGCCAGGACCCGGACGTGATCGCGAAAACAGAAGAGATCCTCACCGCGATGGCGCCGAACGTGCTGAAGTTCCACTCGTCCGAGTACATCTCCGCGCTTGCCAACGGCGACATCTGCGTGGCCTTCGGCTGGTCCGGCGACATCCTGCAGGCGCGCGACCGTGCCGATGAGGCCGACAACGGCGTGACCATCGAGTACTACGCGCCGAAGGAAGGCGCGCTGATGTGGTTCGACCAGATGGCCATCCCGGCCGATGCGCCGAACCCGGAAGGTGCCCACAAGTTCCTGAACTTCATCCTCGATGCTCAGAACATGGCCGATGCTTCCAACTACGTTTACTACGCCAACGGCAACAAGGCCTCTCAGGCTCTGCTGAACGAGGATGTGATCGGTGACGTGGCCATCTACCCGAGCCCCGAAGCTCTGGAGAACCTTTACACCACCTCGCCCTATGAGCCGAAGGTCCAGCGCGTCGTGACGCGCCTCTGGACCAAGGTGAAATCCGGCTCCTGA
- a CDS encoding GntR family transcriptional regulator yields MDETTRKIPAHEIVYRQIREMILFGDLAPAQPVTIQGLAEALSVGMTPIREALRRLTAEGALLPMGNRRICVPELTLKDLEQLAFLRLHVEPELARQAAINIDKQGIHTLRAIDNNLNAAIDAGDVGGYLRHNHAFHMHLYGFAEAPILLATAEALWLRAGPSLRVVCGRHGTANLPDKHDEALDALAERAPDTVCAAIRQDIHQGLEQIRQTLSDEI; encoded by the coding sequence ATGGACGAAACGACAAGGAAAATCCCTGCGCATGAGATCGTCTACCGCCAGATCCGGGAGATGATCCTGTTTGGCGATCTTGCGCCTGCGCAGCCTGTCACCATCCAGGGCCTGGCCGAGGCGCTCTCCGTCGGCATGACTCCGATCCGTGAAGCCCTGCGCCGCCTGACTGCGGAAGGCGCATTGCTGCCAATGGGCAATCGCCGCATCTGCGTGCCCGAACTGACCTTGAAAGACCTTGAACAACTGGCCTTCCTGCGGCTCCACGTGGAGCCGGAACTGGCCCGCCAAGCGGCTATTAACATTGATAAACAGGGCATCCACACCCTGCGCGCCATCGACAACAATCTCAACGCGGCCATCGATGCGGGCGATGTGGGCGGCTACTTGCGCCACAACCACGCCTTCCACATGCATCTTTATGGTTTTGCCGAGGCTCCGATTCTGCTGGCCACCGCCGAAGCGCTCTGGCTGCGCGCAGGCCCCTCATTGCGCGTTGTCTGTGGCCGCCACGGCACCGCCAACCTGCCCGACAAGCACGACGAAGCGCTGGATGCCCTTGCAGAGCGTGCGCCCGACACCGTCTGCGCCGCCATCCGGCAGGACATCCACCAAGGGCTCGAACAAATCCGGCAGACCTTGAGCGATGAGATTTGA
- a CDS encoding glutamine synthetase family protein: MTADWTQSLPEAFRAYQGEGRIEEVECIIPDLTGMSRGKSMPFYKFTPDSTFFLPVSLFYQTITGEYVDIADIPNQWTEMDIRLRPDMSTASAVPWADDKTLQVINDLEMRDGTPLAVAPRNVLKRVLAMYRAKGWEPIVAPELEFYLTKPNVDPNEPIEPPVGRTGRKGAGRQAYSMVAVDEYGPVIDTIYDYAEAQGLELDTLIQEGGAGQIEINLLHGDPLALADQVFYCKRAIREAALKNGTFATFMAKPMRDEPGSAMHIHQSVVDAKTGQNIFSNADGSASDAFLHFIGGSQKHLMSVLPLLAPYVNSYRRFTAGQSAPTNLEWGADNRTTGLRIPTSGPEARRVENRVIGIDCNPYLAIAASLACGYLGMVNATAPRPEVSGEVYAGEAELPDNLGDALDLFEGDTAVQEVLGAEFCTLFDAIKRAELEEFKREISPWERQHLLLNV, from the coding sequence GTGACCGCTGACTGGACACAATCGCTTCCCGAGGCGTTCCGCGCCTATCAGGGAGAAGGCCGGATCGAAGAGGTGGAATGTATCATTCCCGATCTCACCGGCATGTCGCGCGGCAAATCCATGCCGTTCTACAAATTCACCCCGGACAGCACCTTCTTCCTGCCCGTCTCGCTGTTTTACCAAACGATCACCGGCGAATACGTGGACATCGCCGACATCCCGAACCAGTGGACGGAGATGGACATCCGTCTGCGGCCCGATATGTCCACCGCTTCCGCCGTGCCGTGGGCGGACGACAAAACCTTGCAGGTGATCAACGATCTGGAGATGCGGGACGGCACGCCTCTGGCCGTGGCACCGCGAAACGTGCTCAAGCGCGTGCTGGCGATGTATCGCGCCAAGGGCTGGGAGCCCATCGTCGCGCCGGAGCTGGAATTCTACCTGACCAAGCCCAACGTCGACCCGAACGAGCCGATCGAGCCCCCCGTGGGCCGCACCGGGCGCAAAGGGGCCGGGCGTCAGGCTTACTCGATGGTGGCCGTGGATGAATACGGCCCGGTGATCGACACGATCTACGATTACGCCGAGGCGCAGGGGCTGGAGCTGGACACGCTGATCCAGGAAGGCGGCGCGGGCCAGATCGAGATCAACCTGCTGCACGGCGATCCGCTGGCGCTGGCCGATCAGGTTTTCTATTGCAAACGCGCGATCCGAGAGGCGGCGCTGAAGAACGGCACGTTTGCCACCTTCATGGCCAAGCCCATGCGCGATGAGCCGGGCAGCGCCATGCACATCCACCAGAGTGTCGTGGATGCGAAAACCGGGCAGAACATCTTCTCCAACGCCGATGGCAGCGCGTCGGACGCCTTCCTGCATTTCATCGGCGGCAGCCAGAAGCACCTGATGAGCGTGCTGCCCCTGCTCGCGCCCTATGTGAACAGCTACCGCCGCTTTACCGCCGGACAGAGCGCGCCGACGAACCTTGAGTGGGGCGCGGACAACCGCACCACGGGCCTGCGCATCCCCACGTCGGGGCCAGAGGCGCGGCGCGTGGAGAACCGGGTGATCGGTATTGACTGCAACCCCTACCTCGCCATCGCGGCCTCGCTGGCCTGCGGCTACCTCGGCATGGTCAACGCCACCGCGCCGCGGCCCGAGGTGAGCGGTGAAGTCTACGCCGGGGAAGCAGAACTGCCCGACAACCTCGGCGATGCGCTCGACCTGTTCGAGGGCGACACCGCGGTGCAGGAGGTGCTCGGTGCCGAGTTCTGCACCCTCTTTGACGCCATCAAGCGCGCCGAACTTGAAGAATTCAAACGCGAAATTTCCCCCTGGGAACGCCAACACCTTCTGCTGAACGTCTGA
- a CDS encoding aspartate aminotransferase family protein, which yields MNMISNHLPTEELQALDAAHHMHPFTAGAQLAKKGARVITRATGVTLTDSNGIEILDGMAGLWCVNVGYGRDSIAEVAARQLKELPYYNTFFQTTHVPAIALAQRLAELAPGDLNHVFYASGGSDANDTNLRLVRHYWAAKGKPEKKIVISRKNAYHGSTMAGASLGGMQPMHAQGGLPIADIVHIGQPNWWAEGGEMSPEEFGLMRARELEEKIAELGEDKIAAFIAEPIQGAGGVIVPPSTYWPEIQRICDAHDILLIADEVICGFGRTGQWFGSQTMGIRPDIMTIAKGLSSGYAPIGGSLVSDEVANTVAEAGDFNHGYTYSGHPVACAIALENLRIIEDEKLVENVAVHTGPYLAEKWAQLVDHPLVGEAKIVGFMGSIAMTSDKASRAAFAAGSGTAGLICRDHCFGNQLVMRHVGDRMIISPPLILQKSDVDTLIERAVKSLDQTHAKLKAEGLMVAA from the coding sequence ATGAACATGATTTCCAACCACCTTCCCACCGAGGAACTGCAGGCGCTGGACGCCGCGCACCACATGCACCCTTTCACCGCGGGCGCACAGCTGGCCAAGAAAGGCGCGCGCGTCATCACCCGCGCCACGGGTGTCACGCTGACCGACAGCAACGGCATCGAGATCCTTGATGGTATGGCGGGCCTGTGGTGCGTGAACGTGGGCTATGGCCGCGACAGCATCGCCGAAGTCGCCGCGCGCCAGCTCAAGGAACTGCCCTACTACAACACCTTCTTCCAGACGACCCACGTGCCCGCCATCGCGCTGGCCCAGCGGCTTGCCGAGCTGGCACCGGGCGATCTGAACCACGTGTTCTACGCCTCCGGCGGCTCCGATGCGAATGACACCAACCTTCGCCTCGTGCGGCACTATTGGGCGGCCAAGGGCAAGCCCGAGAAGAAGATCGTGATCAGCCGCAAGAACGCCTACCACGGCTCCACCATGGCCGGCGCAAGCCTTGGCGGCATGCAGCCGATGCACGCGCAGGGCGGTCTGCCGATTGCCGATATCGTGCACATCGGCCAGCCCAACTGGTGGGCCGAGGGCGGCGAGATGAGCCCGGAAGAGTTCGGCCTCATGCGCGCCCGCGAGCTGGAAGAGAAGATCGCCGAACTTGGTGAAGATAAGATCGCGGCCTTCATCGCTGAGCCGATTCAGGGCGCGGGCGGCGTGATCGTGCCGCCGTCCACCTACTGGCCCGAGATCCAGCGCATCTGTGATGCCCACGACATCCTGCTGATCGCTGACGAGGTGATCTGCGGCTTCGGGCGCACCGGCCAGTGGTTCGGCTCGCAAACGATGGGCATCCGCCCCGACATCATGACGATCGCCAAGGGGCTTTCCTCGGGCTATGCGCCTATCGGCGGTTCGCTGGTGAGCGACGAGGTGGCCAACACGGTGGCCGAGGCTGGCGATTTCAACCACGGCTACACCTACTCCGGCCACCCGGTGGCCTGCGCCATCGCGCTGGAAAACCTGCGCATCATCGAAGACGAAAAGCTGGTTGAGAACGTTGCCGTGCACACCGGCCCCTATCTGGCCGAGAAATGGGCGCAGCTTGTCGATCATCCGCTGGTGGGCGAGGCCAAGATCGTCGGCTTCATGGGCTCCATCGCGATGACCTCCGACAAGGCCTCCCGCGCCGCTTTCGCGGCAGGCTCCGGCACTGCCGGGCTGATCTGCCGCGATCATTGCTTCGGCAACCAGCTGGTGATGCGCCACGTGGGCGATCGCATGATCATCTCCCCGCCGCTGATCCTGCAGAAGAGCGACGTGGACACGCTGATCGAACGCGCGGTGAAATCGCTGGATCAGACCCACGCCAAGCTGAAAGCCGAAGGCCTGATGGTCGCCGCGTAA
- a CDS encoding NAD(P)/FAD-dependent oxidoreductase translates to MLDILTANDTPGRYPKSWYAESATELPPFPAAQGDLTCDVCVIGGGFTGLSAALHLARAGYDVVLLEAQRVGFGASGRNGGQVGTGQRLEQDELEAMLGKDHARALWDLSLESVDLVKTLITEGGMDTAFTPGILHADHRARYVPHSKAYAEKLQTEYGYDKIRAIGPEEIRSLVDSPAYYGGSLDMGGGHIHPLRYAFGLARMAQDAGVRLYEQSTVTGIDMAEPAIVSTAQAKITARFVVMGCNGYLGNLDGQVAPRVMPINNYILATEPMSEEAAEKLIAHNHAVADSKFVINYFRFSEDRRLLFGGTESYGYRFPADIAAKVRKPMLEIFPQLAETRVDYAWGGTLGITMNRMPHFARLRGHVLSASGYSGHGVAMATLGGKLAAETVQGQAERFDIMAQVPTRRFPGGVAMRHPLLVLAMVYFALRDKL, encoded by the coding sequence ATGCTCGACATCCTGACCGCCAACGACACGCCGGGCCGCTACCCGAAAAGCTGGTACGCCGAGAGCGCCACCGAACTGCCCCCCTTCCCTGCCGCACAAGGCGATCTGACGTGCGATGTCTGCGTGATCGGCGGCGGCTTCACCGGCCTCTCCGCCGCCCTGCATCTGGCGCGCGCGGGCTATGACGTGGTGCTGCTGGAAGCCCAGCGCGTGGGCTTCGGCGCCTCGGGGCGCAACGGCGGGCAGGTCGGCACCGGTCAGCGGCTGGAGCAGGACGAGTTGGAAGCGATGCTGGGCAAGGATCACGCCCGCGCGCTCTGGGATCTTTCGCTCGAGAGTGTGGATCTGGTCAAAACCTTGATCACCGAGGGCGGCATGGACACCGCCTTCACCCCCGGCATCCTGCACGCCGATCACCGCGCCCGCTACGTGCCCCATTCCAAGGCCTACGCCGAGAAGCTGCAGACCGAATACGGCTACGACAAGATCCGCGCCATCGGCCCCGAGGAGATCCGTTCACTCGTCGACAGCCCCGCCTACTATGGCGGCAGCCTCGACATGGGCGGCGGCCACATCCACCCGCTGCGCTACGCCTTCGGCCTTGCCCGCATGGCGCAAGACGCCGGGGTGCGCCTCTATGAACAAAGCACCGTAACAGGGATCGACATGGCCGAACCGGCCATCGTCTCCACCGCTCAAGCCAAAATCACCGCGCGTTTCGTGGTGATGGGCTGCAACGGCTATCTGGGCAATCTCGACGGGCAGGTCGCGCCGCGCGTCATGCCGATCAACAATTACATCCTCGCCACCGAACCGATGAGCGAGGAGGCCGCCGAAAAGCTGATCGCCCACAACCACGCCGTGGCCGACAGCAAATTCGTGATCAACTACTTCCGCTTTTCTGAGGATCGCCGCCTGCTCTTTGGCGGCACCGAAAGCTACGGCTACCGCTTCCCCGCGGACATCGCCGCCAAGGTGCGCAAGCCGATGCTCGAGATCTTCCCGCAACTGGCCGAAACGCGGGTCGATTACGCCTGGGGCGGAACGCTCGGCATCACCATGAATCGCATGCCCCATTTCGCCCGCCTGCGCGGCCATGTGCTCTCGGCGAGCGGCTATTCCGGCCACGGCGTGGCCATGGCGACGCTGGGAGGCAAACTGGCGGCGGAAACGGTACAGGGCCAAGCCGAACGCTTCGATATCATGGCGCAGGTGCCCACCCGGCGCTTCCCCGGCGGGGTGGCCATGCGCCATCCGCTGCTGGTGCTGGCCATGGTCTATTTCGCCCTGCGCGACAAACTTTAG
- a CDS encoding aldehyde dehydrogenase family protein, with product MAILDRRKFYINGAWVDPATPNDFGVINPATEEVFATISMGSEADVEAAVAAARAAFASYSRTSVEDRIALLESILAVYKRRYDEFATTITQEMGAPASLSKNAQAAVGVGHLEGFLQGLKETAFRSTNVNGDTILREPIGVCGLITPWNWPMNQIVLKVLPALAAGCTMVLKPSELTPIDAMLYAEVLDEAGVPAGVFNLVNGEGPVVGAALSRHPRVDMMSFTGSTRGGTAVARDAAATVKRVTLELGGKSPNLVFADTDVEAAVKRGVRHCFQNTGQSCNAPTRMIVEKSVYDQAVTVAQAAAEATVVGDPAEEGSHIGPLVSQLQYDRVQTLIQAAIDEGARLVAGGTGKPDGRNVGYFVKPTVFADVHNGMRIAQEEVFGPVLAMIPFESEDEAIEIANDTPYGLAAYIQTGDAERAERVSTQLRAGMVHINGEDMGYGSPFGGYKMSGLGREGGHFGIEDFLEVKVVSRPK from the coding sequence ATGGCAATCCTGGACAGACGCAAGTTCTACATCAACGGCGCGTGGGTCGATCCGGCCACGCCGAATGATTTTGGGGTGATCAACCCGGCCACCGAAGAGGTCTTTGCCACCATCTCCATGGGCAGCGAAGCCGACGTGGAGGCCGCCGTCGCCGCCGCCCGCGCCGCATTCGCGAGCTACAGCCGCACCAGCGTTGAAGATCGCATCGCGCTTCTGGAAAGCATCCTTGCCGTCTACAAGCGCCGCTACGACGAGTTCGCCACCACAATCACGCAGGAAATGGGGGCCCCGGCCTCGCTGTCGAAGAACGCACAGGCGGCCGTGGGCGTGGGCCATCTGGAAGGCTTCCTGCAGGGGCTGAAAGAAACCGCCTTCCGCTCCACCAATGTCAACGGCGACACCATCCTGCGCGAGCCCATCGGCGTCTGCGGGCTGATCACGCCGTGGAACTGGCCGATGAACCAGATCGTGCTGAAGGTGCTGCCGGCGCTGGCGGCGGGCTGCACCATGGTGTTGAAGCCGTCCGAACTGACCCCGATCGACGCCATGCTCTATGCCGAGGTGCTGGATGAAGCGGGCGTGCCGGCGGGTGTGTTCAACCTCGTGAACGGCGAAGGCCCGGTGGTCGGCGCGGCGCTCTCGCGTCATCCGCGGGTGGATATGATGTCCTTCACCGGCTCCACGCGTGGCGGCACCGCCGTGGCCCGCGATGCGGCCGCCACCGTGAAGCGCGTGACGTTGGAACTGGGCGGCAAGAGCCCGAACCTCGTCTTCGCCGACACCGATGTGGAGGCCGCCGTGAAGCGCGGCGTGCGCCACTGCTTCCAGAACACCGGCCAGTCCTGCAACGCGCCGACCCGGATGATCGTGGAAAAGAGCGTCTACGATCAGGCCGTCACCGTGGCGCAGGCCGCTGCCGAGGCCACCGTGGTGGGCGATCCGGCGGAAGAAGGCAGCCACATCGGCCCGCTCGTGAGCCAGCTGCAGTATGACCGCGTGCAGACCCTGATTCAGGCCGCCATCGATGAGGGCGCGCGGCTTGTGGCGGGCGGCACCGGCAAGCCTGATGGTCGCAACGTGGGGTATTTCGTGAAGCCGACCGTCTTTGCCGATGTCCACAACGGCATGCGCATCGCGCAGGAGGAGGTCTTTGGCCCGGTGCTGGCGATGATCCCCTTCGAGAGCGAAGACGAGGCCATCGAGATCGCCAACGACACGCCCTACGGGCTGGCCGCCTACATCCAGACGGGCGATGCCGAGCGCGCCGAGCGCGTCTCCACCCAACTGCGCGCCGGGATGGTGCATATCAACGGCGAGGACATGGGCTACGGCAGCCCCTTCGGCGGCTACAAGATGAGCGGGCTGGGCCGCGAAGGTGGCCACTTCGGGATCGAGGATTTCCTTGAGGTGAAAGTGGTCAGCCGCCCGAAGTAA
- a CDS encoding membrane integrity-associated transporter subunit PqiC, giving the protein MNFVAKGFSAFVVALGLAACSGPSDLYLLPEQPVAQKLGTAARTVEVETINLPDYAKDVGIAVLTENGVLRAQDGVEWADSPDRAMTLVLAGNLDAALSAQVAPAPWPFLTPADVLVVVNVSKSHGTLGGSLTFAGQYFLTSPAGGPLERAQRFNIVVPVNGEGLTSLADAQSRAIAQLAGQIAQDISRVSRGQV; this is encoded by the coding sequence ATGAACTTCGTGGCAAAAGGCTTTTCCGCTTTCGTGGTCGCCCTTGGTCTGGCGGCCTGCAGCGGGCCGTCCGATCTCTACCTGCTCCCCGAGCAACCCGTCGCCCAAAAGCTGGGCACCGCGGCGCGCACGGTGGAGGTCGAGACGATCAACCTGCCGGATTACGCCAAGGATGTGGGCATCGCCGTGCTCACGGAGAACGGCGTGCTGCGTGCGCAGGATGGGGTCGAATGGGCGGATTCGCCGGATCGCGCGATGACGCTCGTGCTGGCGGGCAATCTCGATGCGGCACTTTCGGCGCAGGTGGCCCCCGCGCCGTGGCCCTTCCTCACCCCGGCGGATGTGCTGGTGGTGGTGAACGTGTCGAAATCCCACGGCACGCTGGGCGGCAGCCTGACGTTTGCCGGGCAGTACTTCCTGACCTCGCCTGCCGGTGGACCGCTGGAGCGCGCGCAGCGGTTCAACATCGTGGTGCCGGTGAACGGCGAGGGGCTGACCAGCCTCGCGGATGCGCAATCGCGCGCTATTGCCCAGCTCGCCGGCCAGATCGCACAGGACATCTCTCGCGTGAGCCGGGGTCAGGTTTAA